The Acanthopagrus latus isolate v.2019 chromosome 6, fAcaLat1.1, whole genome shotgun sequence genome includes a region encoding these proteins:
- the camkvb gene encoding caM kinase-like vesicle-associated protein — protein MPFGCLTIGEKKDYNNPSDVTDKYDLGQIVKSEEFCEIFRAKDKTTMKMYTCKKFLKKDGRKVRKAAKNEILILKMVKHPNILQLVDVFETKKEYFLFLELATGREVFDWILDQGYYSERDTSNVVRQVLEAVAYLHSLRIVHRNLKLENLVYYNRLKHSKIVISDFHLAKLENGLIKDPCGTPEYLAPEVVGRQRYGRPVDCWATGVIMYILLSGNPPFYDETDDDDYENHDKNLFRKILAGDYEFDSPYWDEISDSAKSLVARLMEVDQDQRLTAQEAINHEWISGGAASDKNIKENVCAQIEKNFARAKWKKAVRVTTIMKRLRAPESSESRAATPAAAAPADAAAPPAASDPSATSSAPEGAPAAVTELPAGAEISQPPPEAGAEAAAPAAEPQQPSPAPQEPEPTSRCNGEASAALHAATEGGDEQG, from the exons ATGCCATTTGGCTGTTTAACGATCGGGGAGAAGAAGGATTATAACAATCCTTCAGACGTGACAGATAAATATGACCTGGGTCAGATTGTCAAATC GGAGGAGTTCTGTGAGATATTCAGGGCCAAGGATAAAACCACGATGAAAATGTACACGTGTAAAAAGTTCCTGAAAAAGGATGGGAGGAAAGTCCGCAAGGCTGCGAAAAACGAGATCCTCATCTTGAAGAT GGTGAAGCATCCCAATATCCTCCAACTGGTGGACGTCTTCGAGACCAAAAAGGAGTACTTCCTCTTCCTTGAACT CGCAACAGGCAGAGAGGTGTTTGACTGGATCCTGGACCAGGGCTACTACTCAGAGCGAGACACCAGCAACGTGGTGCGCCAGGTGTTGGAGGCAGTGGCCTACCTCCACTCCCTGAGGATTGTTCACAGAAACCTCAAG TTGGAGAACTTGGTCTATTACAACCGCCTGAAGCACTCCAAAATTGTCATCAGCGACTTCCATCTCGCCAAGCTGGAGAACGGACTAATCAAAGACCCCTGCGGGACACCAGAGTACCTGG CTCCAGAGGTGGTTGGCAGACAGCGATATGGCCGGCCTGTGGACTGCTGGGCGACAGGTGTCATCATGTACATACT GCTGTCGGGCAACCCTCCGTTCTACGATGAAACCGATGACGATGATTACGAAAACCACGACAAGAACCTGTTCCGAAAGATCTTGGCAGGCGATTATGAGTTCGACTCTCCGTACTGGGACGAAATCTCTGATTCAG CTAAGAGTCTGGTTGCACGTCTGATGGAGGTGGATCAAGACCAGAGACTGACAGCCCAGGAGGCTATAAACCATGAATG GATCTCTGGCGGTGCAGCTTCAGATAAGAACATCAAGGAAAATGTCTGTGCACAAATAGAGAAGAACTTCGCCAGAGCTAAGTGGAAG aaaGCTGTCCGGGTCACCACCATCATGAAGAGACTGAGAGCACCTGAGTCGAGTGAATCGAGGGCAGCTACCCCTGCTGCCGCTGCCCCGGCGGACGCTGCGGCCCCTCCGGCTGCCTCCGACCCCTCCGCAACGTCATCTGCACCCGAGGGAGCGCCTGCTGCCGTCACAGAGCTCCCCGCCGGAGCGGAGATAAGCCAACCGCCACCTGAGGCCGGAGCCGAGGCGGCGGCCCCAGCCGCAGAGCCACAGCAGCCCAGCCCGGCGCCGCAGGAGCCCGAGCCCACATCGCGCTGTAACGGAGAagcttcagctgctctgcatGCAGCCACCGAGGGTGGGGACGAGCAGGGTTag